The DNA segment GCAAAGAAATATTTAAATAATCAGCCGCCGATCCCCATGATTTCATCAGAAGCTAACACAAAATCCAGCGACAAAAGTCTAGAGGCAATGCGCCATTTTTCAGAACAATATGCCAAACGGACTGGCACATACTTCTGTTCTGAACCATCTGTGACCGCAGTCGTGATTGAAGGATTAGCCAAGCATAAAGACGAATTAGGAGCGCCTTTGTGTCCTTGTCGCCACTACGAAGACAAAGAAGCTGAAGTAAAAGCTACATACTGGAACTGCCCTTGTGTACCGATGAGAGAACGTAAAGAATGCCATTGTATGCTATTTCTCACACCGGAGAGCGACTTTGTTGGCGAAAAACAAGAAATTTCGCTGGAAACTATTAAAGAAGTACGAGAAAGCATGGGATGAGTGAAACCATGCCCACAGAGTTTTGGCAAGGTGTAGAACAATTTAACGCTGGACAGTTCTACGCCTGTCATGACACCTTAGAGGCTTTATGGATTGAAGCCAGCGAACCAGAAAAAACCTTCTATCAAGGTATTTTACAAATTGCTGTGGGTCTTTATCATTTGGGCAATCGCAACTGGCGAGGAGCGGTAATTTTGCTTGGGGAAGGCAGCAATCGCCTGCGACGTTACCCTTCAGTTTATGGCAATATTGACGTAGATGAATTACTAAACCAGAGCGTGGGCTTGTTAAAAACACTACAAGAACTTGGCGCGGACAAGATAAACGCTGGCAATCTCAGTGAAAGCCTTGCACTGTCATTACCGACAATTACGGTAACAGATAATTAGTTAATCAAATGATGGATGAGGAATAAAAATTCAGGGAACGAGAAACTTCTTCTTATTCCCTAATTTTTTATGTGTGCGAAGGGAGAGCAGGGGAGGCAGGGGAAAACTATTGACAACTGACAACTGTACAGACTCGATTAATCGCGTCTCTCTAATGACTATTGACGAAACTTTAAACTTTAGCGTAGCGTCAAGATTTCAGCTAGCGACTATCTCATGCTACTCCTGATAGGAGATTATATTTTAGGAGAAAGTACTTGAGATAATTAGTATACAAGCCAGAATCCCGAATATTAAATTCCTATGATGCCCTGCTATAAATTGCCTCTGTCAAAAATGCGCCGTTTGGGATTAGCTTTGCTACTACCTGTGACTTTATTCGGTACGGTAGCCTTGCCTAACCAATTATCGAGCGTTACAGCACAAACCCCAGGGGGAAATCGCCCGCTTACGATTCGCTCTGATATTCAAGAATACGATGCTAAAAATCAGGTGATCACTGCTCGTGGTAATGTGCAGATGTTGTATCCTGCTCGTCAAATTCAGGCGACATCTGCTCAAGCACAATATTTCAGCAAGGAACGCCGCATTGATTTTAGTGGTAATGTCTATATTTTGCAGCAAGGTGGCAATAGTATCCGCGCAGAAAAGGTAACATATTTGATTGATGAAGGCCGATTTGTGGCCTTACCTCAATCCAATCGCCAGGTAGAATCCATCTATATGATTGAAGAGTCGCAGCAGGGAGGCCAATCTAACGCACCCGCTCCGACAACACCAGTATTACGACGTTCCAATTAGCATCAACCAACAAGACAGCACAGGCATAGTGAAAATTGTTTTAGAAAATATTCACAAGTCTTACGGCAAGAGAGTAATTGTCAATCGCGTTAATCTTTCTGTCGCTCAGGGTGAAATCGTTGGTTTACTAGGCCCCAATGGGGCTGGTAAAACGACGACGTTCTACATTGCTACAGGTTTAGAAAAACCCAATCAGGGGCGAGTTTGGCTAGATAGTTTAGATATTACTGGCTTACCTATGCACAAAAGGGCAAGATTGGGCATTGGCTATTTAGCTCAGGAAGCCAGTGTTTTTCGCCAACTTTCAGTACAAGATAATATTCTATTGGTGTTTGAGCAAACCAATGTGCCGCGTTGGGAGTGGGCAAAACGACTCAACACTTTACTGCGGGAGTTCCGCTTAGAAAAAGTTGCTAGAAGTAAAGGTATTCAACTATCTGGGGGAGAAAGACGGCGGACAGAATTAGCCAGGGCTTTAGCGGCTGGGGGAGAAGGGCCAAAATTCTTATTGTTGGATGAACCATTTGCTGGTGTTGACCCGATCGCAGTCTTCGAGATTCAACAAA comes from the Nostoc sp. PCC 7120 = FACHB-418 genome and includes:
- a CDS encoding ferredoxin thioredoxin reductase catalytic beta subunit → MISSEANTKSSDKSLEAMRHFSEQYAKRTGTYFCSEPSVTAVVIEGLAKHKDELGAPLCPCRHYEDKEAEVKATYWNCPCVPMRERKECHCMLFLTPESDFVGEKQEISLETIKEVRESMG
- the lptB gene encoding LPS export ABC transporter ATP-binding protein; translation: MKIVLENIHKSYGKRVIVNRVNLSVAQGEIVGLLGPNGAGKTTTFYIATGLEKPNQGRVWLDSLDITGLPMHKRARLGIGYLAQEASVFRQLSVQDNILLVFEQTNVPRWEWAKRLNTLLREFRLEKVARSKGIQLSGGERRRTELARALAAGGEGPKFLLLDEPFAGVDPIAVFEIQQIVAQLRDRGMGILITDHNVRETLAITDRAYILREGQILAYGNADELYNNPLVRQYYLGDNFQV
- a CDS encoding LptA/OstA family protein — protein: MMPCYKLPLSKMRRLGLALLLPVTLFGTVALPNQLSSVTAQTPGGNRPLTIRSDIQEYDAKNQVITARGNVQMLYPARQIQATSAQAQYFSKERRIDFSGNVYILQQGGNSIRAEKVTYLIDEGRFVALPQSNRQVESIYMIEESQQGGQSNAPAPTTPVLRRSN
- a CDS encoding DUF309 domain-containing protein, which produces MSETMPTEFWQGVEQFNAGQFYACHDTLEALWIEASEPEKTFYQGILQIAVGLYHLGNRNWRGAVILLGEGSNRLRRYPSVYGNIDVDELLNQSVGLLKTLQELGADKINAGNLSESLALSLPTITVTDN